One Chryseobacterium indoltheticum DNA segment encodes these proteins:
- a CDS encoding DUF4956 domain-containing protein yields MELQELFERLAILCISIFTLYYFSNRNRNIRLHPLLGLISVCTFFMCLVFTKAEYSLGVGFGLFAIFSILRFRTETFTIQTIVFLFVSITLSLLDGLLPIKNLEILLGINISIVVIYLILNYFEKKSPIVSEKNYIEVISSLDFLQLEEAERKRVLTEKTKLKNFSYNIKSINLNDNIVILKVSH; encoded by the coding sequence TTGGAGTTACAGGAACTTTTTGAACGTTTAGCGATACTTTGCATATCGATTTTCACTCTTTATTATTTTTCAAACAGAAACCGTAACATCAGGTTGCATCCTTTGCTAGGATTGATTAGTGTCTGCACATTTTTCATGTGTCTGGTTTTTACCAAAGCGGAATATAGTCTCGGAGTGGGTTTTGGTCTTTTTGCCATCTTTTCAATCCTCCGTTTCAGAACGGAAACTTTTACCATTCAGACTATTGTTTTTCTTTTTGTTTCCATCACACTTTCACTGTTAGACGGGCTTTTACCCATTAAAAACCTTGAAATTCTTTTAGGAATTAATATTTCGATTGTTGTGATTTATTTAATCTTAAATTATTTCGAAAAAAAGTCACCTATCGTTTCTGAAAAAAATTATATTGAAGTTATTTCTTCATTAGATTTCCTTCAGCTTGAAGAAGCAGAACGTAAAAGAGTTTTAACCGAAAAAACCAAACTGAAAAATTTCAGCTATAATATTAAGAGTATTAATCTGAATGATAATATTGTGATTTTAAAGGTTTCGCATTAA
- a CDS encoding PEP/pyruvate-binding domain-containing protein yields MKNILVFLFLTLSFLSYSQDNYVHSITKKQQFLNLAGKPLTDKFTNMKSVKVVYDYGAKKMYFFNSTRYTYHYDFCVQVLGYSQEIGEFNKESYNPTNKRTYLLANINYLEDSDDWVMELAASDEMNASLINFFFNEVNKNVFFKDKLKFYLNSPHVIGLNSKKALKIPTVFSDFIFKRITEQSIENTSSIGILKKYDLRKKEDFNPKADEIIIINTTPEFIPTVRGIIITELQTPLSHLVLLAKNRNIPVYVDTKVWEKQSINNLLGKKVELITKENSYSLKASQKPIPSKKAVKEIILKRDLSVTDLVDLETVTPLNIVNSIGSKATNLGLLKQIQKELKSYKTPEYAFAIPFYYFDQHIKDNHFQDKINALYAIPKDSVKLLEKELKAFRKTVKNSKVNTELLKKIEEKLNAQNDFKNFRFRSSTNAEDMEGFNGAGLYDSKTAIIGDTEKTVEKAILEVWSSFWNFRAFQERDLFGINHESCAMGVLVHRSFPDEKANGVLVTRNLYRDRYAGITVNVQLGEESVVKPEPGVTCDEFYCHNFSGFGSFVVDYRSTSSLNSGKPILTETEIKKLFDISPVLERKLYLLWQKRKMAKRSYPLDIEFKYLGDEKQLYIKQARAYMD; encoded by the coding sequence ATGAAAAATATTTTAGTATTCTTATTCCTCACTTTGTCATTTTTATCATATTCGCAGGATAATTATGTGCATTCTATTACCAAGAAACAGCAGTTTCTAAATCTTGCAGGAAAACCGCTTACCGATAAGTTTACGAATATGAAATCTGTAAAAGTGGTCTACGATTACGGTGCAAAAAAAATGTATTTCTTTAACAGTACGAGATATACCTATCATTACGATTTCTGTGTACAGGTTTTGGGGTATAGTCAGGAAATTGGTGAGTTTAATAAAGAATCTTATAACCCGACCAATAAGAGAACGTATCTTCTTGCCAATATTAATTATCTGGAAGATTCTGATGATTGGGTGATGGAACTGGCTGCGTCAGACGAGATGAATGCAAGTTTGATCAATTTCTTTTTTAATGAAGTCAATAAAAATGTGTTTTTCAAAGATAAGTTGAAGTTTTATCTGAATTCTCCGCATGTAATCGGCCTAAATTCAAAAAAAGCATTAAAGATTCCAACCGTTTTCTCAGATTTTATTTTTAAAAGAATTACAGAACAGTCGATTGAAAATACTTCCAGTATCGGGATTCTTAAAAAATATGATTTACGGAAGAAGGAAGATTTTAATCCTAAAGCTGATGAAATTATCATCATTAATACAACTCCTGAGTTTATTCCAACCGTTCGCGGAATTATTATTACAGAACTTCAGACTCCTTTAAGTCATTTGGTTTTGCTGGCAAAAAATAGAAATATTCCGGTGTATGTTGATACAAAAGTTTGGGAGAAGCAATCAATTAATAATCTCTTAGGTAAGAAAGTAGAATTGATTACAAAAGAAAATTCATATTCATTAAAAGCTTCACAAAAACCAATTCCAAGTAAGAAAGCGGTGAAAGAAATTATTCTGAAAAGAGACCTTTCGGTAACCGATTTAGTCGATCTGGAAACCGTCACTCCTTTAAATATCGTTAATTCTATTGGATCAAAGGCTACAAACCTTGGACTTTTAAAGCAGATTCAAAAAGAATTGAAGTCCTATAAAACTCCTGAATATGCTTTTGCAATCCCGTTCTATTATTTTGACCAGCATATTAAGGATAATCATTTTCAGGATAAAATCAATGCATTGTATGCAATTCCGAAAGATTCTGTGAAACTTTTAGAAAAGGAATTAAAAGCATTTAGAAAAACGGTGAAAAATTCTAAAGTGAATACTGAACTTTTGAAGAAAATAGAAGAAAAGCTCAACGCTCAAAATGATTTTAAAAACTTTAGATTCCGTTCTTCAACCAATGCTGAAGATATGGAAGGATTCAACGGGGCTGGATTATACGATTCTAAAACCGCAATCATCGGAGACACTGAAAAAACTGTAGAAAAAGCTATTTTGGAAGTCTGGTCAAGTTTCTGGAATTTCCGTGCTTTTCAGGAGCGTGATTTGTTTGGAATCAATCATGAAAGCTGTGCAATGGGCGTGTTGGTACACCGTTCTTTCCCTGACGAAAAAGCAAACGGTGTTTTGGTTACAAGAAATCTTTACCGTGACCGATATGCAGGAATTACCGTGAATGTTCAATTAGGTGAAGAATCTGTCGTAAAACCTGAACCCGGCGTAACCTGTGATGAATTTTACTGTCACAATTTCAGCGGATTTGGTTCCTTTGTCGTTGATTATCGTTCTACATCAAGCCTAAATAGCGGAAAACCCATTCTTACAGAAACTGAAATTAAAAAACTGTTTGATATTTCTCCTGTTTTAGAAAGAAAACTTTATCTTCTTTGGCAGAAACGAAAAATGGCCAAGAGAAGTTATCCTTTAGATATAGAATTCAAATATTTGGGTGATGAAAAGCAATTGTACATTAAGCAGGCAAGAGCTTATATGGATTGA
- a CDS encoding efflux MFS transporter permease codes for MYNKGLFSDWVPKPVQLLIIVLLLIVVMPLGGVYAGNLSFMVSGTGQLTEYFMWANYATTIGMGACMPVVLRFKMRYKVRDKVVLLLVLLGLLSYINGTTMEPVIIIASALVIGFFKMMITIELFLPLMAMMGGRGVFYGVFYTFVLSLTQISGYYAVEVSMLYNWQQFFVFAAVLCFVMALICWIFMHNKYFALKVPLHYIDWLSILLFVSTFMFSAYVFSFGKQQDWLNSTRIINASIAAFVSFALLAIRQMTLKRPYLSFKIFKRSNVQNGLFMLFCLGMFLGTASIQNIFSVGVLGYDQLTNAKLNLMMIPGLILAGIVAVYWFKKERPLKMFIFSGFSAMIGYAIIMYFSMVLEFNYENWYLPMFLKGFGMGSLFISVWYYTLDKLELDDMLAAIGLVLVWRTFLAVGFFSALFSWFQYQFQIESLGNLAVYLDGMTLTPQDLSANLKNIQLNAILSANKRIFGYIIVAGFGVLLFVLTHHFGEEKFKYPRFIRLINGKSVIARRRLQERKKLLEEIKDAAGPVV; via the coding sequence ATGTATAACAAAGGTCTTTTCAGCGATTGGGTTCCAAAACCTGTTCAGCTGTTAATTATAGTTTTACTGCTTATTGTCGTAATGCCTTTAGGAGGCGTTTATGCAGGGAATTTGAGCTTTATGGTAAGTGGAACCGGTCAGCTTACCGAATATTTTATGTGGGCAAATTATGCCACAACAATTGGGATGGGTGCTTGTATGCCGGTCGTTCTCAGATTTAAAATGCGATATAAAGTACGTGATAAAGTAGTGCTTTTATTGGTGCTTTTAGGACTGCTAAGTTACATTAACGGAACTACGATGGAGCCTGTAATTATCATTGCAAGTGCTTTGGTTATTGGGTTTTTTAAAATGATGATCACGATCGAGCTTTTTCTTCCGTTGATGGCAATGATGGGTGGAAGAGGGGTTTTCTATGGTGTATTTTATACATTTGTTTTGAGTTTGACTCAGATTTCAGGTTATTATGCGGTAGAAGTTTCGATGCTTTACAATTGGCAGCAGTTTTTCGTTTTCGCAGCGGTTTTATGTTTTGTAATGGCTTTGATTTGCTGGATTTTTATGCACAATAAATATTTTGCTTTAAAAGTTCCGTTGCATTATATCGACTGGTTGAGTATTCTGTTATTTGTTTCTACTTTTATGTTTTCGGCTTACGTTTTTTCATTTGGAAAACAGCAAGATTGGCTGAATTCTACAAGGATTATCAATGCAAGTATTGCGGCATTTGTCAGCTTTGCTTTGTTGGCAATTCGCCAGATGACTTTGAAAAGACCTTATTTATCTTTTAAAATCTTCAAGCGAAGCAATGTTCAAAACGGATTGTTTATGCTGTTTTGTTTGGGAATGTTTTTAGGAACTGCTTCCATTCAAAATATCTTTTCAGTCGGTGTTTTAGGATATGACCAATTGACCAATGCTAAACTGAATCTGATGATGATTCCCGGATTAATTCTTGCCGGAATTGTCGCTGTTTATTGGTTTAAAAAAGAGAGACCTCTCAAAATGTTCATCTTTTCAGGATTTTCTGCGATGATCGGGTATGCTATTATTATGTATTTTTCGATGGTGCTAGAATTCAACTATGAAAACTGGTATTTGCCGATGTTTCTGAAAGGTTTTGGGATGGGCTCGCTATTTATTTCCGTTTGGTATTATACTTTAGACAAGCTGGAACTCGATGATATGTTGGCGGCCATCGGATTGGTTTTGGTTTGGCGTACTTTCCTTGCGGTAGGATTTTTCTCAGCATTATTTTCATGGTTTCAATATCAGTTTCAGATTGAGAGTTTAGGCAATTTAGCAGTCTATTTAGATGGAATGACACTCACTCCGCAAGATCTTTCAGCCAACTTAAAAAATATTCAGCTAAACGCAATTCTTTCTGCCAACAAGAGAATTTTCGGTTACATCATCGTTGCAGGTTTTGGAGTATTGCTGTTTGTTTTAACCCATCATTTTGGGGAAGAAAAATTCAAATATCCAAGATTTATAAGACTCATCAATGGTAAATCGGTCATTGCCAGAAGAAGATTGCAGGAACGCAAAAAGTTATTAGAAGAAATAAAAGATGCGGCAGGACCTGTCGTTTAA